In a genomic window of Deinococcus detaillensis:
- the coaD gene encoding pantetheine-phosphate adenylyltransferase, whose amino-acid sequence MNAVFPGSFDPVTSGHMDVLTRASRIFDHVTVTVMHNARKQNKHLFSLEERMAILSEAAQHLPNVSIDTFGGLLVDYMRLQNRSIIVRGLRAVSDYEYELQIAHLNRQLGDVETVFIMAATRWSFVSSSMVREIASYGGEVDEIVPQASAKALRLKFADVHRPE is encoded by the coding sequence ATGAACGCCGTATTCCCCGGCAGTTTTGACCCGGTCACCAGCGGCCATATGGACGTGCTGACCCGCGCTTCCAGAATCTTCGATCATGTGACGGTGACCGTGATGCACAATGCCCGCAAGCAAAATAAACACCTGTTCAGTTTGGAAGAAAGAATGGCGATTCTCAGTGAAGCAGCCCAACACTTACCCAATGTCAGCATAGATACATTCGGCGGCCTTCTGGTGGATTATATGCGGCTGCAAAACCGTAGCATTATCGTGCGCGGATTGCGGGCGGTGTCGGATTACGAATATGAACTGCAAATTGCCCATCTCAATCGGCAACTCGGCGATGTGGAGACGGTTTTTATTATGGCGGCGACCCGTTGGAGTTTTGTCTCCAGCAGTATGGTGCGCGAAATCGCTTCTTACGGGGGCGAAGTAGACGAAATTGTGCCGCAAGCCAGTGCCAAAGCGCTGAGGCTTAAATTTGCTGATGTGCACCGGCCCGAATAA
- a CDS encoding MogA/MoaB family molybdenum cofactor biosynthesis protein, translating into MGRDDHQQAAPRHVRAAVLTISDTRTPDNDTSGDYLRHQLTAGGHQLSGSALVKDDATLIRPAILRLMVDAQVLITSGGTGITGRDVTIPVVESLITKPMPGFGELFRMLSYQEVRGAAMLSRAVGGLAGHTLIFALPGSLNAVQTAWEGLLRDELGHLVYEMTRHGQH; encoded by the coding sequence ATGGGCCGTGATGACCACCAACAAGCTGCACCCCGCCACGTTCGCGCTGCCGTGCTGACCATCAGCGACACCCGCACGCCGGACAACGACACCAGCGGCGACTATCTGCGCCACCAGCTCACCGCCGGAGGCCACCAGCTCAGCGGCTCGGCGCTGGTCAAAGACGACGCCACGCTCATTCGCCCCGCCATTTTGCGCTTGATGGTTGACGCGCAGGTGCTGATTACCTCCGGCGGCACCGGCATCACCGGGCGCGACGTGACCATTCCGGTGGTGGAGTCGCTGATCACTAAACCGATGCCGGGATTCGGCGAACTGTTCCGAATGCTGAGTTATCAGGAAGTGCGCGGCGCGGCGATGCTGTCGCGGGCGGTGGGAGGATTGGCAGGCCACACCCTGATTTTTGCTTTGCCGGGCAGTCTCAACGCTGTGCAAACCGCCTGGGAAGGCCTGCTGCGTGACGAACTCGGCCATCTGGTGTATGAAATGACCCGTCACGGGCAGCACTGA
- a CDS encoding HNH endonuclease: MSRNTDFNVEEYKNALKRLKSTDRLTKTRLKMLQFQYVSPKKTILDADLTNHMGWKGHGVNLHYGRLRAIIAAEIKDAESEIRSGRLPWTFLSSGEICEENYYWVMRPALAQALEELGLVEGSEVNTAGSELEPEFGELPPRRYPEGATRQVTVNAYERNRAARKACIAYHGTICSVCDSDLEEFYGSIAYGFIHVHHLKPLSEVGEGYNVDPETDLVPVCPNCHAMLHRTNPPLTIEQLRELIQEAHR, encoded by the coding sequence ATGAGCAGGAATACAGACTTTAACGTCGAAGAATATAAGAATGCTCTCAAAAGATTGAAATCTACAGACAGACTGACGAAAACACGTCTCAAAATGCTCCAGTTTCAATATGTGTCACCTAAAAAAACTATTTTAGACGCCGATTTAACAAATCACATGGGCTGGAAAGGGCACGGCGTCAACCTTCATTACGGTAGATTGAGGGCCATCATCGCAGCAGAAATTAAAGATGCTGAATCAGAAATACGGAGCGGGAGATTGCCTTGGACTTTCTTATCATCTGGCGAAATATGCGAAGAAAATTACTATTGGGTCATGCGCCCCGCCCTTGCTCAAGCTTTGGAAGAACTTGGCTTGGTTGAAGGGTCAGAAGTAAATACCGCCGGATCAGAACTTGAACCTGAATTTGGCGAATTGCCGCCCCGCCGTTATCCCGAAGGCGCAACCCGACAAGTCACCGTCAATGCATATGAGCGAAACCGCGCTGCCCGCAAAGCTTGCATTGCCTACCACGGCACCATCTGCTCCGTTTGTGACTCGGATTTGGAGGAGTTTTACGGCTCTATTGCTTACGGTTTTATCCATGTTCACCACCTCAAACCTCTTTCTGAAGTTGGTGAAGGCTATAACGTAGACCCAGAGACTGACCTCGTGCCGGTTTGCCCCAATTGCCATGCCATGTTGCACCGCACAAATCCGCCGCTCACTATAGAGCAGCTTAGAGAATTGATTCAGGAGGCCCACCGATGA
- the trpD gene encoding anthranilate phosphoribosyltransferase yields the protein MIHARLMNGERLSQIEAAAFMDEVMSGDISATRLAAALSALRVRGETPEEIAGFAQSMRRHAVRVPVTAHPILLDTAGTGGDGANTFNISTTAAFVIAAGGVPVAKHGNRAASARAGSADVLEALGVNLDAPPQRSAQAIDELGVGFMFARNYHPALRHAAPVRTELASRTAFNVLGPISNPAGATHQVVGVYSPKLTRTLAEVLRLLGSKAALVVSGEGLDELTVCGPTQVSELRAGEVTDSVLYPADVDLDTYPLSALVGGDAHENAAVTRAILLGGGTAAQRDVVALNAGAGLYLAEKAPDLRGGVKLAQGILQSGAAWDLLERYAAYTHQ from the coding sequence ATGATTCACGCCCGCTTGATGAACGGCGAGCGGCTCAGCCAGATCGAGGCCGCCGCTTTTATGGACGAGGTGATGAGCGGCGATATCAGCGCCACCCGTCTCGCCGCCGCGCTCTCGGCCTTGCGGGTACGCGGCGAAACGCCCGAAGAAATAGCGGGCTTTGCTCAATCGATGCGGCGGCACGCGGTGCGGGTTCCGGTGACGGCGCATCCGATTTTGTTAGACACAGCCGGAACTGGAGGCGACGGAGCCAACACCTTCAACATCTCCACGACGGCCGCTTTTGTGATCGCGGCGGGCGGTGTGCCTGTGGCCAAGCACGGCAACCGGGCCGCCAGTGCCCGCGCCGGAAGTGCGGACGTACTGGAAGCTCTGGGCGTCAACTTAGACGCGCCGCCTCAGCGCTCGGCACAGGCCATCGACGAGTTGGGCGTGGGCTTTATGTTTGCCCGCAATTACCACCCGGCTCTGCGCCACGCCGCGCCGGTTCGCACCGAGCTGGCTTCGCGCACCGCTTTTAATGTGCTGGGGCCGATCAGCAATCCTGCTGGCGCGACCCATCAAGTGGTGGGCGTCTACAGCCCCAAACTGACCCGCACGCTGGCCGAGGTGCTGCGGCTGCTGGGCAGCAAAGCGGCGCTGGTGGTGTCAGGCGAAGGACTGGACGAACTGACCGTCTGCGGTCCCACCCAGGTCAGCGAACTGCGGGCGGGCGAGGTCACCGACTCAGTGCTGTATCCGGCAGATGTGGACTTGGACACATACCCGCTCAGCGCTCTGGTCGGCGGCGACGCCCATGAAAACGCCGCTGTCACCCGCGCCATTTTGTTGGGCGGCGGCACAGCAGCGCAGCGGGATGTGGTGGCGCTGAACGCCGGAGCGGGGTTGTATTTGGCCGAAAAAGCGCCGGACTTGCGCGGCGGGGTGAAGTTGGCGCAGGGCATTTTGCAAAGCGGCGCAGCGTGGGATCTTCTGGAGCGCTACGCGGCGTATACGCATCAGTGA
- a CDS encoding 3-isopropylmalate dehydratase large subunit — MTQSTPQPQTMAERILSQRGGGTFYAGDLAVVEVDQVMVVDSIAQSFIERMQKDLAAVPKYPERVSIVIDHVAPASTVSVAQAQKEAREYAAQTGVRLFDVGRGICHQVLMEEGLARPGWIVLGSDSHSTTYGAVAAFGTGMGATDIALAAASGKTWLRVPESVKVTLTGELQRGVSAKDVALEMISRLGADGATYQSVEIHAGDKFTRGERMTLANLCVEAGAKAGLVVPGGEILEMYDVPEWVYPQEGAKYVRELEIDLTALRPRMSAPSEVDNVYDVSELRGLKVDQVFIGTCTNGRLDDLHAAAEVLRGHRVDPTTRLLVIPASSQVMEAAMADGTLLTLIQAGAVLGTPGCGPCMGRHQGVLAPGEVCVSTSNRNFIGRMGDKDAKIYLASPAVAAATAVMGRIALPEDL; from the coding sequence ATGACCCAATCAACCCCCCAGCCTCAAACGATGGCCGAGCGCATTCTCTCTCAGCGCGGCGGCGGCACCTTTTATGCAGGCGACCTCGCGGTGGTGGAAGTCGATCAGGTGATGGTCGTGGATTCCATTGCCCAGAGCTTTATCGAGCGGATGCAAAAAGACCTCGCCGCCGTGCCCAAGTACCCCGAGCGCGTGTCCATCGTGATTGACCACGTGGCTCCGGCCAGCACCGTCAGCGTGGCGCAGGCACAAAAAGAAGCCCGCGAGTACGCCGCCCAAACTGGCGTGCGTCTCTTTGACGTGGGGCGGGGCATCTGCCACCAAGTCTTGATGGAAGAGGGGCTGGCGAGGCCGGGTTGGATCGTGCTGGGCAGCGACAGCCACTCCACCACTTACGGCGCGGTGGCGGCCTTCGGCACTGGCATGGGAGCCACCGACATCGCTCTGGCGGCGGCCAGCGGCAAAACGTGGCTGCGGGTGCCGGAAAGCGTCAAAGTCACCTTGACGGGCGAGTTGCAGCGCGGTGTCAGCGCAAAAGACGTGGCGCTGGAGATGATCTCGCGGCTGGGAGCGGACGGAGCCACCTATCAGAGTGTGGAGATTCACGCGGGCGACAAGTTTACACGCGGCGAGCGGATGACGCTGGCGAACTTGTGTGTGGAAGCGGGCGCGAAGGCCGGACTGGTGGTGCCGGGCGGCGAGATTCTGGAGATGTACGACGTGCCGGAGTGGGTCTACCCGCAGGAAGGCGCGAAGTACGTCCGCGAACTGGAGATTGACCTTACGGCGCTACGCCCCCGCATGAGTGCGCCGAGCGAAGTGGACAACGTTTATGACGTGTCCGAGCTGCGCGGCCTCAAAGTGGATCAGGTGTTTATCGGCACCTGCACCAACGGGCGCTTGGACGACTTGCACGCCGCCGCCGAAGTGCTGCGGGGCCACAGAGTTGACCCGACCACCCGCCTGCTGGTCATCCCCGCCAGCAGCCAAGTGATGGAAGCGGCGATGGCCGACGGCACCCTGCTGACCCTGATCCAAGCGGGCGCGGTGCTGGGGACGCCGGGCTGCGGGCCGTGCATGGGGCGGCATCAGGGCGTGTTGGCTCCCGGTGAGGTGTGTGTGAGCACTAGCAACCGCAACTTCATAGGCCGCATGGGCGACAAGGACGCCAAGATTTATCTGGCCTCGCCCGCAGTGGCGGCGGCCACAGCGGTGATGGGGAGGATTGCTTTGCCGGAGGATTTATGA
- a CDS encoding RsmD family RNA methyltransferase yields the protein MSVRILGGVAKGRALKVPQSARPSTARLRKSLFDLLYSRTPDGATFIDLHGGSGAIGLEAASRGYQVTLIEKDSRAIKDIEQSARDLELRVRVLRGDTNVLIGQLPPHDIIFADPPYAQDVPKLARQILGSPLMGEDSLLIVQHPSQTRFDEMEGFAAERRTYGSNVLTLYTRQPAGELP from the coding sequence TTGAGCGTCCGTATTCTGGGCGGCGTCGCCAAGGGCCGCGCCCTGAAGGTTCCGCAAAGCGCCCGCCCCAGCACCGCGCGGCTGCGCAAGAGCTTGTTCGACTTGCTCTATTCGCGCACGCCGGACGGCGCGACATTCATTGACTTGCACGGCGGCAGCGGCGCAATCGGCTTGGAAGCGGCCAGTCGCGGCTACCAAGTCACCTTGATCGAAAAAGACTCGCGGGCCATCAAAGACATCGAGCAGTCGGCGCGTGATCTGGAACTGAGAGTGCGGGTGCTGCGCGGCGATACCAACGTGCTGATCGGCCAATTGCCGCCGCATGACATCATTTTTGCCGATCCGCCGTATGCCCAGGACGTTCCCAAGCTGGCCCGCCAGATTCTAGGAAGTCCGCTGATGGGCGAGGACTCGCTGTTGATCGTGCAGCATCCCAGCCAAACCCGCTTTGATGAGATGGAGGGCTTTGCCGCTGAGCGCCGCACGTACGGCAGCAACGTGCTCACTCTCTATACCCGCCAGCCCGCCGGAGAGTTGCCATGA
- a CDS encoding aldo/keto reductase, with the protein MRTIKLGTTDLDVPVVAVGCMRIDTIGRADAQTFVQTALDQGATFFDHADIYGGGKCEEIFADVIEMSSSVREKIILQSKCGIRKGSFDFSKEHILSSVDGILKRLKTDYLDILLLHRPDALVEPEEVAAAFDQLEQGGKVRHFGVSNQHPRQIELLKKFVKQPIVANQLQLSITNASMITWGWNVNMQNAEAVDRDGGILDYCRLHDITIQPWSPFQFGFFEGVFLDNPEFPELNAKIDEIAAKYNVSNTTIAMAWLLRHPAKMQPVTGTMNVQRLKDCVKASEINLTREEWYGVATAAGYVLP; encoded by the coding sequence ATGAGAACCATCAAACTTGGCACCACAGATTTAGACGTTCCTGTCGTGGCAGTCGGCTGCATGCGGATCGATACCATTGGCCGTGCCGACGCTCAAACGTTTGTTCAAACTGCGCTGGATCAGGGCGCGACCTTTTTTGACCATGCCGATATTTACGGCGGCGGCAAGTGCGAAGAGATTTTTGCCGACGTCATCGAGATGAGCAGTAGCGTGCGTGAAAAAATCATCTTGCAATCCAAATGTGGAATTCGCAAAGGCTCATTCGACTTTTCCAAAGAACACATCTTGAGTTCGGTAGACGGCATCTTAAAACGCCTCAAAACCGATTACTTGGATATCTTGCTGCTTCACCGCCCTGACGCTTTGGTCGAACCCGAAGAAGTCGCCGCCGCCTTCGACCAATTGGAACAGGGAGGCAAAGTTCGGCATTTTGGAGTGTCCAATCAGCACCCGCGCCAGATTGAATTGCTTAAAAAGTTTGTCAAGCAGCCGATTGTCGCCAATCAATTGCAGCTCAGCATCACCAACGCCAGCATGATTACCTGGGGCTGGAATGTCAATATGCAAAACGCCGAAGCGGTTGACCGTGATGGGGGCATTTTGGACTACTGCCGCCTGCATGACATCACCATTCAGCCTTGGTCGCCGTTTCAATTTGGTTTTTTTGAGGGTGTGTTCTTGGATAACCCCGAATTTCCCGAACTCAATGCCAAGATTGATGAAATCGCCGCCAAATACAATGTCAGCAACACGACGATCGCGATGGCATGGTTGCTGCGCCATCCGGCCAAGATGCAGCCAGTGACGGGCACCATGAATGTGCAGCGCCTCAAAGACTGCGTCAAGGCCAGCGAGATTAACTTGACGCGGGAAGAATGGTACGGCGTGGCAACGGCGGCGGGGTACGTGTTGCCGTAA
- a CDS encoding DUF721 domain-containing protein produces the protein MTRGRGFSGRGGSRTGGTRGLRDVLGTTLAKHRLQSGVSKARSILLWPEVVGSDLARLTRARSQQGNTLFVEVRDSSMAHFLTLQRPAFLKLLQEKLGDQSVIELRFSVGRLNAHIAAPLPEVLPAPDRARARKLAQAAPDSLHDVALRAAEAVTRARRWREQQGYAPCLVCGEPSKQQPCHACALTLEDPNVKRSALRLARDPSGLSALPDMLGNSGTDAARFLALLALTEKLENLALECVQAGNDDHYRAFLKEQAALYLKLFHRRARLSKADWNALPAGPLAVLKAGADGLNERPTP, from the coding sequence ATGACGCGGGGGCGCGGCTTCTCGGGCAGAGGAGGCAGCCGAACCGGCGGCACACGTGGCCTGCGCGACGTGCTGGGCACCACCTTGGCCAAGCACCGCTTGCAGAGCGGCGTTTCGAAGGCCCGCAGCATCTTGCTATGGCCGGAGGTGGTCGGCTCCGACTTGGCCCGCCTGACCCGCGCCCGCAGCCAGCAGGGCAACACCCTCTTTGTCGAGGTCAGAGACAGCAGCATGGCCCACTTCCTGACCTTGCAGCGCCCGGCGTTTTTGAAATTGTTGCAAGAAAAACTCGGCGACCAGAGCGTGATCGAACTGCGTTTTTCGGTGGGCCGCCTGAACGCGCACATTGCCGCGCCGCTGCCAGAAGTGCTGCCCGCCCCTGACCGCGCCCGCGCCCGCAAACTGGCTCAGGCCGCGCCCGACAGCCTGCACGACGTGGCTCTACGGGCCGCCGAAGCTGTGACCCGCGCCCGGCGCTGGCGCGAGCAGCAGGGTTACGCGCCCTGCTTAGTGTGCGGAGAGCCGAGCAAGCAGCAGCCCTGCCACGCCTGCGCCCTGACGCTGGAAGACCCCAACGTGAAGCGCTCGGCGCTGCGGCTGGCCCGCGACCCATCAGGCCTGAGCGCCCTGCCGGACATGCTGGGCAACAGCGGCACCGACGCGGCCCGCTTTCTGGCGCTCTTGGCACTCACCGAGAAGTTGGAGAACTTGGCGCTGGAATGCGTACAGGCAGGCAACGACGACCATTACCGCGCCTTTTTGAAGGAGCAGGCCGCCCTTTACCTCAAGCTGTTTCACCGCCGCGCGCGGCTGAGCAAAGCCGATTGGAACGCCCTCCCCGCCGGGCCGCTAGCAGTCTTGAAAGCGGGGGCAGACGGGCTGAACGAGCGGCCCACTCCCTGA
- a CDS encoding alpha/beta hydrolase — translation MSKKHTLGLWIAVAALGLSVTLGRAGAQADVGSSSVLSAQTAAIQPSGLRSALDAERRFVDVPGFGAVAYYLDTRGSGRPLVLTTSINAAASAYEMKPLFDTYVGTRPIYVLEWPGFGSSDRPDAQYTPELMTRALSALLDKIGQDVDVVSLSLGSEFVARAALSDTRIKSLALISPSGLGSARGGTQRARDEDGGQKLYGRLKTFGTPLFALIRSQPSVLYFLNQSFVGPVDDGLFRYSLESSDQPGGKYAPLYFISGRLFTPDAYEQLYSKLSIPVLVLYDKDNFVNFDRLPEWVTQGNVSATRIVPSNGLPQFEKLPEVKVALDGFWQSMGLQGK, via the coding sequence ATGAGTAAAAAACATACCTTAGGCTTATGGATAGCGGTCGCGGCGCTCGGCCTCAGCGTCACTTTGGGCCGGGCCGGAGCGCAGGCTGACGTGGGCTCATCCTCGGTGCTGTCAGCTCAGACCGCAGCCATTCAACCTTCTGGCCTCCGCAGCGCCCTCGATGCCGAGCGGCGTTTCGTGGACGTGCCTGGCTTCGGTGCAGTCGCCTACTACCTCGACACGCGTGGTTCAGGCCGACCACTGGTGCTGACCACCAGCATCAACGCCGCCGCCAGCGCTTACGAAATGAAGCCGCTGTTTGATACTTACGTCGGCACGCGGCCCATTTATGTGCTGGAATGGCCCGGTTTCGGCAGCTCAGACCGTCCAGATGCGCAGTACACCCCCGAACTGATGACCCGCGCCCTTAGCGCCCTGCTCGACAAGATCGGTCAGGACGTGGACGTGGTGTCGCTCTCGCTCGGCTCGGAATTTGTGGCGCGGGCGGCGCTGAGTGACACCCGCATCAAGTCGCTGGCGCTGATTTCGCCCTCGGGCCTCGGCAGCGCACGCGGCGGCACCCAGCGGGCACGCGACGAGGACGGCGGCCAGAAGCTGTATGGCCGCCTCAAAACCTTCGGCACGCCGCTGTTTGCCCTCATTCGCAGCCAGCCCAGCGTATTGTATTTCCTCAATCAGAGCTTCGTGGGGCCAGTAGACGACGGCCTGTTCCGTTACAGCTTGGAAAGCTCCGATCAGCCTGGTGGCAAGTACGCCCCGCTGTATTTCATCAGTGGCAGGCTGTTTACGCCAGACGCCTACGAGCAGCTTTACAGCAAACTGAGCATTCCGGTACTGGTGCTCTATGACAAAGACAATTTCGTCAACTTTGACCGCCTGCCGGAGTGGGTCACTCAGGGCAACGTGAGCGCTACCCGTATTGTGCCGAGCAACGGCTTGCCTCAATTTGAAAAGTTGCCGGAAGTCAAAGTGGCGCTGGATGGGTTTTGGCAAAGCATGGGGCTGCAAGGCAAATAA
- a CDS encoding anthranilate synthase component II, translated as MTEPGLPLTAPHILLIDNYDSFTYNLVQYFGELGCELTVWRNDAFTLEEVETLNPDAIVISPGPCTPLEAGLSVDVVRAFASKYPLLGVCLGHQSIGEAFGATIKRAPVPVHGKTSRVRHDGQTLFVGLGEEATVTRYHSLVVEDLPPELLPTAWTTDQTPSGEYRALMALRHRDYPVFGVQFHPESIATEDGKVMIRNFLAEVRRHQAQAPA; from the coding sequence ATGACTGAACCCGGCTTACCACTCACGGCTCCACACATTCTCCTAATAGATAACTACGACTCCTTCACTTACAACCTCGTTCAATATTTTGGTGAACTGGGTTGTGAGCTCACCGTTTGGCGCAATGACGCGTTCACTTTGGAAGAAGTCGAAACACTCAACCCCGACGCCATCGTAATTTCACCCGGCCCCTGCACGCCGCTTGAAGCCGGACTGAGCGTGGATGTGGTGCGGGCCTTCGCGTCCAAGTACCCGCTGCTGGGGGTGTGCTTGGGGCATCAAAGCATCGGTGAGGCGTTCGGGGCCACCATCAAACGCGCTCCGGTTCCGGTTCACGGCAAAACCAGCCGCGTGAGGCACGACGGCCAGACCTTGTTCGTGGGCCTCGGCGAGGAGGCCACTGTGACGCGCTATCACAGCTTGGTGGTGGAAGACTTGCCGCCCGAGTTGCTGCCCACCGCTTGGACGACCGATCAGACCCCCAGCGGCGAATACCGCGCTCTGATGGCCCTGCGCCACCGCGACTATCCAGTGTTCGGCGTGCAGTTTCACCCCGAAAGCATTGCCACCGAAGACGGCAAAGTGATGATCCGTAACTTTTTGGCCGAAGTCAGGCGGCACCAAGCGCAGGCTCCGGCATGA
- the trpE gene encoding anthranilate synthase component I has protein sequence MTSTIQTPVTQPFTEVRELNADLDTPVSAYLKVTGGAKKLSFLLESVEGGERQARYSFIGVGEIGRFTLRGRQATLSGILAEGSDTETFETADPLDLLYSRVIRPIHLPAEKFSGLPPFFGGAVGYASYDLIRVYEQLPDHNPDELNVPDALFIVPEGLVIFDHLRHRLYAVAISEDQAQARRVVEQLEADLRGPLPAVPGREKAEPMTFKSNMTPREYEQAVEKCIEYIHAGDVFQVVPSQRFSAELTVEPFALYRALRGINPSPYLGFLNLGEVTLVASSPESLLRSDGVSIVTRPIAGTRPRGKTPAEDEALAAELLADEKERAEHLMLVDLGRNDIGRVAEYGSVMVEDSFTIERYSHVMHIVSGVRGKLRAGLTPLHALASALPMGTVSGAPKIRAMEIIDEVETVRRGPYGGAFGYIAFDGSLDMALTLRTMVITGGKLHIQAGAGIVADSHPPTEQEETRNKAAALMRAAERAAAGL, from the coding sequence ATGACCTCAACCATCCAAACACCTGTTACTCAACCGTTCACTGAAGTGCGCGAACTCAATGCCGACCTCGATACACCGGTCAGCGCCTACCTGAAAGTGACCGGCGGCGCGAAGAAACTGAGTTTTCTCTTGGAAAGTGTGGAAGGCGGCGAGCGTCAGGCCCGCTATTCGTTTATCGGCGTGGGCGAAATCGGGCGCTTCACGTTGAGGGGCAGGCAAGCCACCCTCAGCGGAATTTTGGCCGAAGGTTCGGACACTGAAACGTTTGAAACCGCTGATCCGCTGGACTTGCTTTACAGCCGCGTCATCAGGCCGATTCACTTGCCTGCTGAGAAATTCAGTGGCCTGCCGCCCTTTTTTGGCGGCGCAGTGGGGTACGCTTCCTACGACCTGATCCGGGTCTACGAGCAGTTGCCCGACCACAACCCCGATGAACTCAACGTGCCCGACGCGCTGTTTATCGTGCCGGAAGGCTTGGTGATTTTTGACCACTTGCGTCACCGCCTTTACGCTGTGGCCATTTCGGAAGATCAGGCGCAGGCGCGGCGGGTCGTCGAACAGTTGGAAGCCGATTTGCGCGGCCCGCTGCCCGCCGTACCCGGACGCGAGAAAGCCGAGCCGATGACCTTCAAGAGCAACATGACGCCCCGCGAGTACGAACAAGCGGTAGAAAAGTGCATCGAATACATCCACGCCGGAGACGTTTTTCAAGTGGTGCCGTCGCAGCGCTTTTCGGCGGAGCTGACGGTGGAGCCGTTTGCGCTCTACCGGGCCCTGCGCGGCATCAATCCCAGTCCGTATCTGGGGTTTCTCAATCTGGGCGAAGTGACTTTGGTGGCCAGCAGCCCCGAGAGTTTACTGAGAAGCGACGGCGTCAGCATCGTCACCCGCCCGATTGCCGGAACGCGGCCACGCGGCAAAACGCCCGCTGAAGACGAAGCGCTGGCCGCCGAGCTGCTCGCGGACGAAAAAGAACGCGCCGAACATTTGATGCTGGTGGATTTGGGCCGCAACGACATTGGCCGGGTAGCTGAATACGGCAGCGTTATGGTGGAAGACTCCTTCACCATTGAGCGCTACAGCCACGTGATGCACATCGTCAGCGGGGTGCGCGGCAAGTTGCGGGCAGGGTTGACCCCGCTGCATGCGCTGGCCAGCGCCCTGCCAATGGGCACCGTCTCGGGAGCGCCCAAAATTCGGGCCATGGAAATCATCGACGAAGTGGAAACGGTGCGGCGCGGGCCTTACGGCGGCGCGTTCGGCTACATCGCCTTCGACGGCAGCTTGGATATGGCCCTGACCCTGCGCACCATGGTGATTACCGGTGGCAAGCTCCATATTCAGGCTGGAGCGGGCATCGTGGCCGACTCGCACCCACCCACCGAGCAAGAGGAAACGCGTAACAAAGCGGCGGCGCTGATGCGGGCGGCGGAGCGGGCTGCGGCGGGCCTGTGA